One window of the Rufibacter radiotolerans genome contains the following:
- the infC gene encoding translation initiation factor IF-3: MPRGKVEEPYRINQRITGVRDVRVVGENVEPGVYSIDQARRLATEQNLDLVEISPKADPPVCRIIDYSKFKYEQKKKQREMKAKTTKVVMKEIRFGPNTDDHDFEFKLKHARQFLAEGAKVKAYVHFVGRTIVFKERGELLLLKFAQALEDVAKVEQLPKLEGKRMFLFLGPKVKK, encoded by the coding sequence GTGCCACGTGGCAAGGTCGAAGAACCTTATCGTATCAATCAGCGCATCACCGGCGTCCGCGACGTGCGGGTAGTGGGGGAGAACGTGGAGCCAGGTGTATACAGCATAGACCAAGCCCGCCGTCTTGCAACGGAACAGAATCTTGATTTGGTGGAGATTTCACCAAAGGCAGATCCGCCGGTTTGCCGTATCATTGACTATTCAAAGTTCAAGTACGAGCAAAAGAAGAAGCAGCGGGAAATGAAGGCCAAAACCACTAAGGTGGTGATGAAAGAAATCAGGTTCGGTCCGAACACCGATGACCACGATTTCGAGTTCAAGCTGAAGCACGCCCGTCAGTTTCTGGCAGAAGGCGCAAAAGTGAAGGCCTATGTGCACTTTGTGGGACGTACCATTGTCTTTAAAGAGCGCGGCGAGTTACTTTTGCTTAAATTTGCCCAGGCCCTGGAAGACGTAGCCAAAGTAGAGCAGTTGCCTAAGCTGGAAGGGAAACGAATGTTCCTCTTCCTGGGACCAAAAGTGAAAAAATAA
- the dinB gene encoding DNA polymerase IV yields MLVTDNRTIAHLDLDTFFVSVERLRNTQLQQKPIIIGGLSDRGVVASCSYETRFFGVHAGMPMKMARQLCSEAIVLRGDMEAYSDYSNKVTQVIADKAPLYEKASIDEHYLDVSGMDKFVGTWKWTNELRSTIMKETGLPISFGLSVNKTVSKIATGQAKPNGALQVCQAEVKPFLAPLSIRKIPGVGQKNYHLLRNMGIPTIEVLTMIPVEMMQKVLGKEGVHIWEKANGIDRAPVVPYSEQKSISTEQTFATDTTDLALLNSLLVSMTEGLAYDLRQQGKLAGCITVKIRYANFDTHTQQISIPYNASDHILIRKAKELFQKLYNRRLLIRLLGVRLSNLVQGFQQIDLFEDTTQLASLYQAMDKIRHRYGGEAVKRAVGV; encoded by the coding sequence ATGTTGGTAACAGACAATCGCACCATTGCTCATTTGGATTTGGACACGTTTTTCGTGTCAGTAGAGCGTTTACGCAACACCCAGCTCCAGCAAAAACCCATTATCATTGGCGGCCTCTCAGACAGAGGCGTAGTGGCCAGTTGCAGTTATGAGACCCGTTTCTTTGGCGTGCACGCCGGCATGCCTATGAAGATGGCCCGTCAGCTTTGCTCAGAGGCCATTGTGCTGCGCGGTGACATGGAGGCCTACAGCGACTACTCCAACAAGGTCACCCAGGTCATCGCCGACAAGGCCCCGCTCTATGAAAAAGCTTCTATTGACGAGCATTACCTGGACGTGAGCGGCATGGACAAGTTTGTGGGCACCTGGAAATGGACGAACGAGCTCCGCAGCACTATCATGAAAGAGACAGGCCTGCCCATTTCCTTCGGCTTATCAGTGAACAAGACGGTGTCTAAGATTGCCACCGGGCAGGCCAAGCCCAACGGAGCGCTGCAGGTGTGCCAGGCAGAGGTGAAGCCGTTTCTGGCGCCGCTCTCCATCCGGAAGATTCCTGGGGTGGGGCAGAAGAACTACCACCTGTTGCGCAACATGGGCATTCCTACCATTGAGGTGCTCACCATGATTCCGGTGGAGATGATGCAGAAGGTGCTGGGCAAGGAGGGCGTCCATATCTGGGAGAAGGCCAACGGCATTGACCGCGCGCCAGTGGTGCCCTACAGTGAGCAGAAATCCATCAGCACAGAGCAGACCTTCGCCACCGATACCACTGACCTGGCTTTGCTCAACAGCCTGCTGGTGTCCATGACCGAAGGCCTGGCCTATGACCTGCGCCAGCAAGGCAAGCTGGCCGGCTGCATCACGGTCAAGATCAGGTACGCCAATTTTGACACCCACACCCAGCAGATCTCCATTCCCTATAACGCCTCAGACCATATCCTTATCAGAAAAGCCAAAGAGCTGTTCCAGAAACTCTACAACCGCCGCTTGCTCATTCGGCTGCTGGGCGTGCGCCTGAGTAACCTGGTGCAGGGCTTCCAGCAGATAGACCTCTTTGAAGACACCACTCAATTGGCCAGCCTCTACCAAGCCATGGACAAAATCAGGCATCGGTACGGCGGGGAGGCGGTAAAGCGGGCGGTAGGGGTTTGA
- a CDS encoding SOS response-associated peptidase, which yields MCGRYSFSKKKVPLEHRFADKLEGLAFEPNFDARPSQKLPVIIPNAPKAIMATWASPEKEPDGKPTLPFNVRQENLLYIPRFKALLPDHRCIIPVDGFFEWKELEEEIEEPSANAPAPVDLGLDLFGNPIRSKEEKSRARKAKPHKQKYRFTLKNEEPFGLAGLWRESLLPDTGELVPYFSIITTGANEAVEPYHDRMPVILTPQAEEIWLNNRLEEKQWYNVLKPYDSRQMSVMAIDEYESTLGNYVTPALNSK from the coding sequence ATGTGTGGCCGCTATTCCTTCAGTAAAAAGAAAGTACCCCTTGAGCACCGGTTTGCCGACAAACTGGAGGGGCTAGCCTTTGAGCCCAACTTTGACGCGCGGCCCTCACAGAAATTGCCGGTCATTATCCCCAATGCCCCCAAAGCCATTATGGCTACCTGGGCTTCGCCCGAAAAGGAACCCGACGGCAAGCCTACGCTGCCCTTCAACGTGCGGCAGGAAAACCTGCTGTACATTCCGCGGTTCAAGGCGCTATTGCCAGACCACCGCTGCATTATTCCCGTGGACGGCTTCTTTGAGTGGAAAGAACTGGAGGAAGAAATCGAGGAACCCTCAGCAAATGCACCGGCTCCGGTAGATCTGGGGCTGGACTTGTTCGGGAACCCCATCCGGAGCAAAGAGGAGAAAAGCCGAGCCAGGAAAGCGAAACCCCACAAACAGAAATACCGCTTCACGCTCAAAAATGAGGAACCCTTCGGCCTGGCCGGCCTGTGGCGCGAAAGCCTGCTGCCCGATACCGGGGAGTTGGTGCCGTATTTCTCCATTATCACCACTGGGGCCAATGAAGCAGTGGAGCCCTACCATGACCGCATGCCCGTGATCCTGACCCCACAGGCCGAGGAAATCTGGCTGAACAACCGCCTGGAAGAAAAACAATGGTATAACGTGCTCAAACCCTATGACTCCCGGCAAATGTCGGTGATGGCCATTGATGAATATGAAAGCACGCTGGGCAATTACGTAACCCCGGCCCTCAACTCCAAATAG
- a CDS encoding tetratricopeptide repeat protein — MRHSFWLLVLGAFLASACSQKSKEEHMFSPGKVDSSVPTQIKEITRALEQRNAPPEWFVKRAKLYLAIDKPQQAFKDLSSATTLDPGIGEAYFWKAKILAERQEYQQAMKMMLQSQEFNFYSPESEAILTETYVGLKLYDRALSHGNKSIRLSPGEAKYYVLLAKAQAGTGDTARALFNLNRALVRDSMSLPAFREFSAIYTARGLYENAIPMVQVGVKKQPQDGFWWQQLGKYYLNRNLTDTAVACFSRAVTLQPEQPEGYAGLGEAWYKKRQYSTALPELLRAQELGLPMTEHNLWILASCLEWTGQKEAARQHYVFLTRKYPQNPRYSVALQRITRPVERRIIIDTLSAKSVF; from the coding sequence ATGCGTCATTCTTTCTGGCTTTTAGTCCTTGGAGCTTTTCTGGCCTCGGCCTGTTCCCAGAAATCTAAGGAGGAGCATATGTTTTCTCCCGGCAAGGTAGACAGCAGCGTTCCAACCCAGATAAAGGAGATTACCCGGGCCCTGGAGCAAAGGAACGCGCCCCCCGAGTGGTTTGTGAAACGGGCCAAACTGTACCTGGCCATTGACAAACCCCAGCAGGCGTTCAAAGACCTTTCCTCTGCCACCACCCTTGACCCGGGCATCGGCGAAGCCTATTTCTGGAAAGCCAAGATTCTGGCCGAACGGCAAGAATACCAACAGGCCATGAAAATGATGCTGCAGTCTCAGGAGTTTAATTTCTATTCCCCAGAGTCTGAGGCTATCTTAACAGAAACCTACGTGGGCCTGAAATTGTATGACCGCGCGCTCAGCCATGGAAACAAATCTATACGGTTAAGCCCCGGTGAGGCCAAGTACTACGTGCTGCTGGCCAAGGCGCAGGCGGGAACCGGAGACACGGCGCGGGCGTTGTTTAACCTGAACCGGGCCCTGGTCCGGGACTCTATGTCGCTGCCGGCCTTTAGGGAGTTTAGTGCTATTTATACCGCCAGAGGGTTGTATGAGAATGCTATCCCTATGGTGCAGGTTGGGGTAAAGAAGCAACCTCAGGATGGCTTTTGGTGGCAGCAGCTGGGTAAGTATTATTTGAACCGCAACCTTACAGATACCGCGGTGGCCTGTTTTAGCCGGGCGGTGACTTTGCAACCTGAACAGCCGGAAGGCTATGCGGGGCTGGGGGAGGCCTGGTACAAGAAGAGACAATACAGCACCGCGCTTCCGGAGTTACTGAGGGCCCAGGAATTGGGCTTGCCCATGACCGAACATAACCTCTGGATTCTGGCTTCGTGCCTGGAATGGACCGGGCAGAAAGAGGCCGCCCGGCAGCATTATGTTTTTTTAACCAGAAAATATCCGCAGAACCCGCGCTATAGTGTAGCTTTGCAGCGCATCACGCGGCCCGTGGAGCGGCGCATTATCATAGATACCTTGAGCGCCAAATCTGTTTTTTAG
- the rplT gene encoding 50S ribosomal protein L20: MPRSVNVVAARHKRKRIMKMAKGYFGRRKNVWTVAKNAVEKGLLYAYRDRKAKKRDFRALWIQRINAAARINGLSYSQFMGGLKKANINLNRKVLADLALNHPEAFTGIVEKVK, encoded by the coding sequence ATGCCTAGATCGGTAAACGTTGTGGCGGCCCGTCACAAAAGAAAAAGAATAATGAAAATGGCCAAAGGTTACTTTGGTCGTAGAAAGAACGTTTGGACAGTAGCCAAAAACGCGGTTGAAAAAGGTTTGCTTTATGCATACCGCGATAGAAAAGCGAAAAAGAGAGATTTCAGAGCTCTTTGGATCCAGCGTATTAACGCCGCAGCCCGTATTAACGGTCTGTCTTACTCCCAGTTTATGGGCGGTTTGAAAAAAGCCAACATCAACCTGAACCGTAAAGTTTTGGCTGACTTAGCTTTGAACCATCCAGAAGCTTTCACCGGAATTGTTGAGAAAGTGAAATAA
- a CDS encoding rhodanese-like domain-containing protein: MEQKSATDLVKEAKQEIENLSPEQVSEELSKGDVTLIDLRESEELSQNGKIAGSVHAPRGMLEFHADPSQPYYKPVFDKNKRLILHCASGGRSALATATLKKMGFQNVAHLDGGFKAWKDAGKPVVH, translated from the coding sequence ATGGAACAAAAATCTGCCACTGATTTGGTGAAAGAAGCCAAGCAGGAAATAGAGAACCTCTCACCGGAGCAGGTGAGCGAAGAATTATCAAAAGGCGATGTCACTTTGATTGACCTCCGGGAAAGCGAGGAACTGTCGCAAAACGGAAAGATAGCCGGGTCTGTGCATGCGCCCCGCGGTATGCTGGAATTCCATGCTGATCCTTCACAGCCTTACTATAAACCAGTGTTCGACAAAAACAAAAGGCTGATCTTGCACTGCGCCTCCGGTGGCCGCTCCGCGTTGGCTACCGCCACCTTAAAGAAGATGGGCTTCCAGAACGTTGCCCATCTGGATGGCGGCTTCAAGGCTTGGAAAGATGCGGGCAAACCAGTGGTGCATTAA
- the rpmI gene encoding 50S ribosomal protein L35: MPKMKSKSGAKKRFTLTGTGKVKRKHAYKSHILTKKTTKQKRNLTHIGLVSEADQANVKRMLAS, encoded by the coding sequence ATGCCAAAGATGAAAAGCAAGTCAGGGGCTAAGAAGCGATTCACCCTGACAGGTACTGGCAAAGTAAAGCGTAAACACGCTTACAAAAGCCACATCCTGACCAAGAAGACCACCAAGCAGAAGAGAAATCTGACTCACATTGGTTTAGTTAGCGAAGCTGACCAGGCGAACGTGAAAAGAATGCTTGCGTCTTAA
- a CDS encoding DUF5686 family protein, which yields MRKLPIYFLFLLSGMLAKAQTAPLIGKVVDTDSQKPLDYVTVHLHKAKAPVFTDEAGTFTLRKYSLSDTVTFALMGYKPLKKAVSALLKNSTVLLVRQSYALQEIVVRPKENPAYRIIRAAAKNKHLYLPENQAAIQFRTYTLMKGSILESDAKDKKKHFSKRYAPYLDSLKLLPSTGRTASLPLFQSESVKEIFYNRQPRNSKEILIASKAIGVGIEKESQISQLLNAQAEHFSLNQNWVRMFDKDFVSPIANQWASYYDYDLQDSVETASGKIYQINVSPKRHQDLAFEGTIWIAEGTYSLRRVDLRLHKRVALNYVTGLHIVQAWDEKNPSLLPISSKRRFQLAGFPGSDVRLFVESETAYSDVLLGQPKPEAFFDATHQVSDSALKYKEEFWQSVRPEEFTPAELKRVEAIASIKKLPEIRSAVKLIRVVVEGHMPLNEKFEWGPVFGAYVFNKLEGHRFQFGGRTTPEFHPNWIMNGYLAYGTRDKAVKSLFNLRYVADREQWTEWGASYLNDVGPAGMDLNNSQVSSLFFSTFRWGQMNFPYQQEQMQLWGEREWFQAFRQRVTFRNTRYNPVFDAATLGSESQDPKYGGFTTTDVTLNLRYSPDRKMLIRHHEKVAISNSNAPVIGLEVSAGLSGVMNSDLSYQNISLSVEQRVRAGIFGYGRYYLKGGKTFTKVPLPLLQVPLGNETPFFILQGYNLMPYFSFATDEFVSLRYDHHFEGAFSLTNRLPLLRKSKLILVAGGAALYGRLTDKNKPAETKGNQSNFRGLGRDPYAEVNVGFKNIYQLFRVDLVHRLTYRELDAPLWGLRLSVSVNP from the coding sequence GTGAGAAAACTACCAATCTATTTCCTTTTCCTATTGAGCGGTATGCTGGCCAAAGCACAGACCGCTCCGTTAATAGGGAAAGTGGTGGACACCGACAGCCAGAAGCCGCTGGATTACGTGACCGTTCATCTTCACAAAGCCAAGGCCCCGGTGTTCACAGATGAGGCCGGTACTTTTACTCTCAGAAAATATTCTCTCTCAGATACCGTCACTTTTGCCTTAATGGGGTACAAGCCCTTGAAAAAAGCGGTCTCTGCCTTGCTTAAAAACAGTACGGTGCTGCTAGTCCGCCAGAGCTATGCCCTCCAGGAAATTGTGGTGAGGCCCAAGGAGAACCCGGCTTACCGGATTATTAGGGCCGCGGCTAAAAATAAACACCTCTATTTACCAGAGAACCAGGCGGCCATTCAATTCAGGACCTATACCTTAATGAAGGGCAGTATTCTGGAAAGTGACGCAAAAGACAAAAAGAAGCATTTTTCAAAACGGTACGCCCCTTACCTGGATAGCCTCAAGCTTCTCCCGTCTACAGGCCGTACCGCCTCTCTGCCTCTTTTCCAGTCAGAGTCTGTTAAGGAGATTTTTTACAACCGGCAGCCCCGTAATTCCAAGGAAATATTGATAGCCAGTAAGGCCATTGGGGTGGGTATTGAAAAAGAAAGCCAGATCTCCCAGTTGTTAAATGCCCAGGCAGAGCATTTCTCCTTAAACCAGAACTGGGTGCGCATGTTTGACAAGGACTTTGTAAGCCCTATTGCCAACCAGTGGGCTAGTTACTATGACTATGATCTGCAGGACAGCGTAGAGACGGCGAGCGGTAAAATCTATCAGATCAATGTATCGCCCAAACGGCACCAGGACCTGGCCTTTGAAGGTACTATCTGGATAGCGGAAGGGACGTATTCTTTGCGCCGGGTGGATCTGCGCCTACACAAAAGGGTGGCCCTTAATTATGTGACGGGGCTTCATATTGTGCAGGCCTGGGATGAAAAGAATCCCTCGCTGCTGCCCATCTCCAGTAAGCGAAGGTTTCAGCTTGCCGGCTTCCCGGGATCAGATGTGCGGTTGTTCGTGGAATCTGAGACCGCGTATTCAGACGTGTTATTGGGGCAGCCCAAGCCTGAGGCTTTTTTCGATGCGACCCACCAGGTAAGTGATTCGGCCCTGAAGTATAAAGAGGAGTTCTGGCAAAGCGTGCGGCCCGAGGAGTTTACGCCCGCGGAGTTGAAGCGCGTGGAGGCCATTGCCAGCATCAAGAAATTACCAGAGATCAGGAGCGCCGTGAAACTGATCAGGGTAGTGGTAGAAGGCCATATGCCCCTGAATGAGAAATTTGAGTGGGGACCGGTCTTTGGCGCCTATGTGTTTAACAAGCTAGAGGGTCACCGGTTTCAGTTTGGCGGCCGCACCACCCCTGAGTTCCACCCAAACTGGATCATGAACGGGTACCTTGCATATGGCACCCGCGATAAAGCCGTAAAAAGCCTGTTCAACCTTAGGTACGTAGCAGACCGGGAGCAATGGACGGAATGGGGGGCAAGTTACCTCAACGATGTGGGTCCCGCCGGCATGGACCTGAACAACAGCCAGGTGAGCAGCCTTTTCTTCTCCACATTCCGGTGGGGGCAAATGAACTTCCCTTACCAACAGGAGCAGATGCAGCTATGGGGCGAGCGGGAGTGGTTTCAGGCGTTCAGGCAACGGGTCACTTTCAGGAACACCCGCTACAATCCCGTTTTTGACGCGGCCACGCTGGGCTCTGAAAGTCAGGACCCCAAATATGGTGGCTTTACCACCACAGACGTGACCCTGAACCTGCGCTATTCCCCAGACCGAAAAATGCTGATCCGGCATCATGAGAAAGTGGCCATCTCCAATTCCAACGCACCCGTGATAGGGCTGGAGGTATCGGCGGGTTTGAGTGGGGTTATGAACTCAGATCTGTCTTACCAGAATATTTCGCTTTCAGTGGAGCAGCGGGTGCGGGCCGGCATTTTTGGCTACGGCCGGTATTACCTGAAAGGGGGCAAGACCTTTACCAAGGTGCCGCTGCCCTTGCTGCAGGTGCCCCTAGGCAATGAGACGCCTTTCTTTATTCTGCAAGGGTATAACCTCATGCCCTACTTCTCTTTCGCCACCGATGAGTTTGTGTCGCTACGGTATGACCACCATTTTGAGGGTGCCTTTTCACTCACTAACCGGTTGCCGCTGCTCAGGAAATCAAAACTGATTCTGGTGGCCGGTGGGGCCGCACTGTATGGGAGACTGACGGACAAGAACAAACCCGCTGAGACGAAAGGCAACCAAAGTAACTTCAGGGGGCTGGGCCGCGATCCCTACGCCGAGGTGAACGTGGGCTTCAAGAATATTTACCAGCTGTTTAGGGTAGACCTGGTACATAGGCTTACGTACCGCGAGCTGGACGCGCCCTTATGGGGACTGCGCCTGTCGGTTTCAGTGAACCCCTAA
- a CDS encoding DUF5602 domain-containing protein → MEKIARYPGFIAKILLAGVLLFSAACSEQEVVEPTSTVASQGLSNKMKEKTFYGPATPMGKGVARAWVSVNDEGEPTAVGVNISAKVVDNLGMEPKVFTLRLPKQAEATLYEFVSLDWNPGGHPPFGIYNVDHFDLHFYMIPEEEVMAIPGMDPGMPGSFNFDTPVPAQFVPWRYVMDPGIVPAMGVHWGDWNEPQYNGQPFTRTMILGSYQGEFIFHEPMFTLDYLHTKPNIEIPIPQASAYQKPGYYPLSYSFMYSDTPKEYTIALTDLTWKE, encoded by the coding sequence ATGGAAAAAATTGCACGCTATCCAGGGTTTATAGCCAAAATACTGTTGGCAGGAGTTCTTCTTTTCTCGGCCGCATGTAGTGAGCAGGAGGTAGTGGAGCCAACCAGCACCGTTGCTTCCCAAGGCCTGTCTAACAAGATGAAGGAAAAGACTTTCTATGGGCCGGCTACCCCTATGGGCAAGGGCGTGGCCCGCGCCTGGGTGTCTGTTAATGATGAGGGAGAGCCTACGGCTGTTGGGGTTAACATTTCTGCCAAGGTAGTAGACAATCTGGGCATGGAGCCAAAGGTGTTTACCCTCAGGTTACCCAAGCAGGCAGAGGCCACCTTGTATGAGTTTGTGAGCCTGGACTGGAACCCGGGAGGGCATCCGCCTTTTGGCATTTACAACGTAGACCACTTTGATCTGCATTTTTATATGATTCCGGAGGAGGAAGTGATGGCGATCCCGGGCATGGACCCAGGCATGCCGGGCAGCTTTAATTTTGACACGCCCGTTCCGGCGCAGTTTGTCCCCTGGAGATATGTAATGGACCCGGGTATTGTTCCTGCTATGGGCGTGCATTGGGGAGATTGGAATGAGCCGCAGTATAACGGGCAACCCTTTACCAGAACCATGATCCTGGGTTCTTACCAAGGGGAATTCATCTTCCATGAGCCCATGTTTACCCTGGATTACCTCCATACCAAGCCCAACATAGAAATCCCTATCCCGCAGGCCTCCGCTTATCAGAAGCCCGGCTACTATCCACTTAGCTATTCTTTTATGTATAGTGACACGCCCAAAGAATATACCATTGCGCTGACAGACCTGACCTGGAAGGAGTAA
- a CDS encoding PH domain-containing protein, with translation MEYKASLDSFAKVITAGTVLLFLALGYKSVKALAAAPNDMTTLLIHGGLLLFMAAILLGCYLYAPQSYRVGANYLEIVRPAQNKRINFTDIREIRALAGPEMNGVIRTFGVGGLFGYFGKYYSPGLGSMTFYATQRNNRLIIETRQGKKMILTPDNPQLLEHLEAQLATKR, from the coding sequence ATGGAATACAAAGCCTCCCTGGATTCCTTTGCCAAGGTAATCACCGCCGGCACCGTGCTGTTGTTTTTAGCGCTAGGTTACAAAAGCGTGAAAGCCCTGGCGGCTGCGCCGAATGATATGACCACTTTGTTGATACACGGCGGGCTGCTGTTGTTCATGGCAGCTATTCTGCTGGGTTGTTACCTTTACGCCCCGCAATCCTATCGGGTAGGGGCCAATTACCTGGAAATAGTAAGGCCCGCCCAAAACAAACGAATAAACTTTACGGACATACGGGAGATCAGGGCGTTGGCCGGTCCTGAAATGAACGGGGTCATCAGAACCTTCGGGGTAGGCGGGCTTTTCGGTTACTTCGGCAAATACTACAGCCCCGGCCTGGGCAGCATGACGTTCTACGCCACCCAACGGAACAACCGACTAATCATAGAGACGCGCCAAGGGAAGAAAATGATCCTTACCCCAGATAACCCTCAACTGCTGGAGCACCTGGAAGCCCAATTGGCTACCAAACGGTAA
- the thrS gene encoding threonine--tRNA ligase: MINITLPDGSVREYQDGVTGIEIAASISEGLARNVLAVKVNGQVWDLTRPITENATIQLLTWNDDEGKATYWHSSAHLMAEALEALYPGVKLGIGPAIENGFYYDIDLADDKTLSSEDFPAIEQKMLELARQKSEFTRRAVSKEEAIAYFTEKNDPYKLDLLKDLQDGTITFYTQGNFTDLCRGPHIPNTGFIKAAKLMNVAGAYWRGDEKSKQLTRVYAITFPKQKDLTEYLERLEEAKRRDHRKLGKEMELFAFSEKVGMGLPLWLPKGTMLRERLEQFMRKAQMKAGYQPVVTPHIGSKELYVTSGHYEKYGADSFQPIRTPNEGEEFFLKPMNCPHHCEIYKTRPRSYKELPVRLAEFGTVYRYEQSGELHGLTRVRGFTQDDAHIFCRPDQVKEEFTKVIDLVLYVFKALGFEDYTAQISLRDPENKAKYIGSDDLWEKAERSIIEAAQEKGLPTVTELGEAAFYGPKLDFMVRDALGRKWQLGTIQVDYNLPERFELEYIGSDNEKHRPVMIHRAPFGSLERFVAVLIEHCGGNFPLWLSPDQVAILPISEKFHDYAHKVNELLAEQDIRGYIDSRDEKIGRKIRDAEVSKVPYMIIVGEKEQENGIVSVRKHGLGDMGSMPIDAFVSNFKAVLAEMLS, translated from the coding sequence ATGATTAACATCACCTTACCAGACGGTTCGGTCCGTGAGTACCAGGATGGCGTAACCGGCATTGAGATTGCAGCCTCCATTAGTGAAGGCCTGGCGCGTAACGTGCTGGCCGTGAAAGTGAATGGCCAGGTGTGGGACCTTACCCGTCCTATCACTGAGAACGCCACCATCCAGCTACTCACCTGGAATGATGACGAAGGCAAGGCTACGTACTGGCACTCTTCGGCCCACTTAATGGCCGAGGCGCTGGAGGCTTTGTACCCCGGCGTGAAGTTGGGCATTGGTCCCGCCATTGAGAACGGCTTCTATTATGACATTGACTTAGCCGACGATAAAACGCTTTCCAGCGAGGACTTCCCGGCTATTGAGCAGAAGATGCTGGAACTAGCGCGCCAGAAAAGCGAGTTTACCCGCCGCGCGGTGAGCAAGGAAGAGGCTATTGCGTATTTCACTGAGAAAAACGATCCTTACAAGCTGGACCTGCTCAAAGACCTGCAGGACGGAACTATTACATTCTATACCCAGGGTAATTTCACAGACCTTTGCCGTGGGCCGCATATCCCTAACACCGGGTTTATTAAAGCCGCCAAGCTCATGAACGTGGCCGGTGCCTACTGGCGCGGCGATGAGAAGAGCAAGCAGCTGACCCGCGTGTATGCCATCACTTTCCCTAAGCAAAAGGACCTCACCGAGTACCTGGAGCGCCTGGAAGAAGCCAAACGTCGTGACCACCGCAAGCTGGGCAAGGAAATGGAACTGTTTGCTTTCTCTGAGAAAGTGGGCATGGGCTTGCCGTTGTGGTTGCCCAAAGGCACTATGCTGCGCGAGCGCCTGGAGCAGTTCATGCGCAAGGCCCAGATGAAAGCCGGCTACCAGCCGGTGGTAACCCCACACATTGGTTCTAAGGAATTATATGTGACCTCAGGCCATTATGAGAAATACGGCGCGGATTCTTTCCAGCCGATCAGGACGCCAAATGAAGGGGAGGAGTTCTTCCTGAAACCCATGAACTGCCCGCACCACTGCGAGATCTACAAGACCCGCCCAAGGTCTTACAAAGAGCTTCCGGTGCGGCTAGCCGAGTTTGGCACCGTGTACCGCTACGAGCAAAGCGGCGAGTTGCACGGCCTCACCCGCGTACGTGGCTTTACCCAGGATGACGCCCACATCTTCTGCCGTCCAGACCAGGTGAAGGAAGAGTTCACCAAAGTAATTGACCTGGTGTTGTATGTGTTCAAGGCCCTGGGCTTTGAGGATTACACTGCCCAAATCTCCTTGCGTGACCCAGAAAACAAGGCCAAATACATTGGCTCAGATGACCTATGGGAAAAAGCCGAGCGCTCTATTATAGAGGCCGCCCAAGAGAAAGGACTGCCAACGGTAACCGAACTAGGCGAAGCTGCGTTCTATGGACCTAAGCTGGACTTCATGGTGCGTGATGCCCTGGGCCGTAAATGGCAGCTGGGAACCATTCAGGTAGACTATAACCTGCCGGAGCGGTTTGAGCTGGAATACATTGGTTCAGACAATGAGAAGCACCGTCCGGTAATGATCCATCGGGCACCATTTGGTTCTCTGGAGCGCTTTGTGGCTGTCTTGATTGAGCACTGTGGCGGTAATTTTCCGTTGTGGTTAAGTCCAGACCAGGTAGCCATTCTGCCTATTTCTGAGAAATTCCATGACTATGCCCACAAGGTAAATGAGTTATTGGCCGAGCAGGACATCAGGGGGTACATTGATTCCCGTGATGAAAAGATTGGCCGTAAGATCAGAGACGCTGAAGTGAGCAAAGTGCCTTACATGATTATTGTAGGGGAAAAAGAGCAGGAAAATGGCATTGTGTCCGTGCGCAAACACGGCTTAGGCGATATGGGCAGCATGCCGATTGATGCCTTTGTGAGTAACTTCAAAGCCGTGTTGGCCGAGATGCTTAGTTAA